One Dokdonia sp. Dokd-P16 genomic window carries:
- a CDS encoding PhnA domain-containing protein — protein sequence MSLRELNKRTTICELCSNEYDLSPFIVEPREDDILACKTCINQINNPEEVDVNHWRCLNDSMWSTEPAVQVVAWRMLTRLRKEGWPQDLLDMMYLEEETLEWAKATGEHIEEDENTIIHKDSNGTRLANGDSVVLIKDLDVKGANFTAKRGEFMRNINLVHDNPEHIEGRIQGQQVVIVTQYVKKSN from the coding sequence GTGAGCTTAAGAGAACTTAACAAACGCACCACTATTTGCGAACTATGCAGCAACGAATACGATCTTTCTCCATTTATCGTGGAACCAAGAGAGGACGACATTCTTGCCTGCAAAACATGTATTAACCAGATTAATAATCCAGAGGAAGTAGATGTAAACCATTGGAGATGTCTTAATGATAGCATGTGGAGCACAGAACCTGCAGTACAAGTGGTAGCGTGGCGTATGCTTACAAGACTACGCAAAGAAGGATGGCCACAGGATCTTCTTGACATGATGTATCTTGAAGAAGAAACGTTAGAGTGGGCAAAAGCTACTGGAGAGCACATAGAAGAAGATGAAAACACGATTATTCATAAAGACTCCAATGGAACGAGACTGGCTAACGGTGATAGTGTTGTTTTAATTAAAGATCTAGATGTAAAAGGAGCCAACTTTACTGCAAAACGTGGAGAGTTTATGCGTAATATTAATCTTGTACATGATAATCCTGAGCACATAGAAGGACGCATTCAAGGACAGCAGGTTGTTATAGTTACTCAATACGTAAAGAAGAGTAACTAG
- a CDS encoding serine hydrolase — protein sequence MKYWVLIVVIFASCSNPIETALSSKNELIKTVVSDIKKHEVQILFTQIDTSSTGEMVFTDYEYNVNTDQYFYPASTVKLPVALLAAEFMDVRENLHLDTPYIIGDDDNLHTVSDDIRQIFAVSDNASYNRIYEILGRDYINNRLREKGLNNTRIAHRLSTPDADKASRNNIQFFPGYTEDVIELKNQTDSDITPVTIQGINKGKGYIEDGVLKESPMNFSEKNYFPLEEQHLLIKKLIAPEVFPEAERFDLTEESRTRLLSSMKALPREAKYTSQKYYDSYVKFFMYGDSKDDIPSNIKIYNKVGYAYGTLTETAYIVDTENDIRFILSATILVNENAIFNDDTYEYENIGIPFLAQLGREIYKQEKERRE from the coding sequence ATGAAATATTGGGTATTAATAGTAGTAATATTTGCAAGTTGCAGCAATCCTATCGAGACAGCATTAAGCTCAAAAAATGAGCTTATAAAAACCGTTGTAAGCGATATTAAAAAACACGAAGTACAAATACTGTTCACACAAATCGATACGTCAAGTACTGGTGAGATGGTATTTACAGATTACGAGTACAACGTAAATACAGACCAGTATTTTTACCCTGCGAGCACGGTAAAACTCCCTGTAGCACTGCTAGCTGCAGAGTTTATGGATGTACGTGAGAACCTACATCTTGATACCCCATATATTATAGGTGATGACGACAATTTACATACAGTGTCTGATGACATTAGACAGATTTTTGCAGTAAGTGACAATGCATCCTACAACAGAATTTATGAGATTTTAGGAAGAGATTATATTAATAACCGCTTGCGCGAAAAAGGACTAAACAACACCCGTATCGCCCATAGATTATCTACGCCAGATGCTGATAAAGCTAGCAGGAACAACATTCAATTCTTTCCAGGATATACGGAAGACGTAATTGAATTAAAAAATCAAACAGATAGCGATATTACTCCAGTTACTATACAAGGAATTAACAAAGGTAAAGGATACATAGAAGATGGTGTTTTAAAAGAATCTCCAATGAACTTTAGCGAGAAAAACTACTTCCCACTAGAAGAGCAACATCTACTAATCAAAAAGCTTATAGCACCAGAAGTCTTTCCCGAAGCAGAACGATTTGACCTCACCGAAGAAAGTAGAACTCGTTTACTATCGTCAATGAAAGCATTACCTCGCGAGGCTAAGTATACTTCCCAAAAGTATTACGATAGTTATGTTAAGTTTTTCATGTATGGAGACTCCAAAGATGATATACCTAGTAATATCAAAATTTACAATAAAGTGGGATATGCATATGGAACGCTCACAGAGACTGCATACATTGTTGACACCGAGAATGACATACGCTTTATACTCTCTGCAACTATCCTAGTAAATGAGAATGCAATTTTTAATGATGATACCTATGAGTATGAAAATATAGGTATCCCTTTTCTCGCGCAACTAGGCCGTGAGATCTACAAACAAGAAAAAGAGCGTAGGGAATAA
- the lysA gene encoding diaminopimelate decarboxylase — MKNRDLLNVVNTHGSPVYVYDAETITTQYNRLTNAFKDVKQLRLNYAVKALSNISILQHLKSLGSGLDTVSIQEVQLGLLAGFTPDRIIFTPNGVSLAEIEEVAQMGVQINIDNLSILEQFGTKHPQIPVCIRVNPHVMAGGNTNISVGHIDSKFGISIHQLPHVLRIVENTGMNINGIHMHTGSDILDIDVFVYATEILFDAAQKFSDLTFIDFGSGFKVPYKAGDIETNIEELGEKLGKRFNAFAKAYGKPLTLTFEPGKFLVSEAGKFLVQVNVVKQTTSTVFAQVDSGFNHLIRPMLYGSQHEIHNISNPKGRERFYSVVGYICETDTFANNRRISEISEGDILAFDNAGAYCFTMASNYNSRYRPAEVLIKNGEAHLIRKRETFEDLISNQVILKE; from the coding sequence ATGAAAAATAGAGATCTTTTAAACGTGGTCAACACCCACGGAAGTCCAGTTTATGTATACGATGCAGAGACTATTACGACACAATATAATAGACTTACTAATGCATTTAAGGATGTAAAACAGTTAAGACTTAACTACGCCGTAAAAGCTTTAAGCAACATTTCTATATTACAGCATCTAAAGAGCTTGGGTTCTGGACTAGACACGGTTTCTATTCAAGAAGTACAGCTAGGACTTCTAGCTGGCTTTACTCCAGATCGCATCATCTTTACACCTAATGGTGTCTCACTTGCAGAGATAGAGGAGGTAGCACAAATGGGTGTTCAAATCAATATAGACAATCTTTCTATATTAGAACAGTTTGGGACTAAGCATCCTCAAATACCTGTGTGTATCCGCGTGAATCCTCACGTAATGGCAGGTGGAAACACTAACATTTCTGTAGGGCACATCGATAGTAAATTTGGGATTAGTATTCACCAGCTACCGCATGTACTGCGCATTGTGGAAAATACCGGAATGAATATCAATGGAATTCACATGCACACTGGAAGTGACATTCTTGATATTGATGTATTTGTTTATGCGACAGAAATATTATTTGATGCTGCACAAAAATTCAGCGATCTTACTTTTATTGATTTTGGTAGCGGTTTTAAAGTACCTTATAAAGCAGGAGACATTGAGACTAACATAGAGGAACTAGGAGAGAAATTAGGGAAACGTTTTAACGCTTTCGCGAAAGCGTACGGAAAACCACTCACGCTAACCTTTGAACCTGGTAAATTCCTTGTAAGCGAAGCAGGTAAATTTCTTGTACAAGTAAATGTGGTAAAACAAACAACCTCAACAGTATTTGCTCAAGTAGATAGTGGATTTAACCACTTAATACGACCTATGCTTTATGGAAGCCAGCATGAGATACATAATATAAGCAACCCAAAAGGGCGAGAACGTTTTTATAGTGTTGTGGGATATATTTGTGAGACCGATACTTTTGCAAACAACCGTCGCATCTCAGAAATTTCTGAAGGTGATATTCTTGCCTTTGATAATGCAGGTGCGTATTGCTTTACGATGGCGAGCAATTATAATAGTCGCTACAGACCTGCAGAGGTGTTGATCAAAAACGGCGAAGCGCATTTAATACGTAAACGAGAAACCTTTGAAGACCTCATAAGCAACCAAGTTATTCTCAAAGAATAA
- a CDS encoding LON peptidase substrate-binding domain-containing protein encodes MTTAILPMFPLEMVAFPGEPLNLHVFEDRYQQLLQDCESGGITFGIPTYINNSLAYGTEMEVTQVVKRYPSGAADIICKGLRVFKLINFYNTLGERLYAGGEVTFIEERQEPSSSRKIRLITLLSDFYDELDMKTPEINVNTIRSFTLAHKMGLTLEQEYELLQISSEDKRLQYLIEHLEIALPTLKSVNRTKRLIALNGHFKNFDPLDFKDYNIQ; translated from the coding sequence ATGACTACAGCAATACTCCCCATGTTCCCGCTAGAAATGGTAGCCTTTCCAGGTGAGCCTCTCAATTTACATGTGTTTGAAGATAGGTACCAGCAATTACTACAAGATTGTGAATCTGGAGGAATCACCTTTGGTATTCCCACTTATATAAATAATAGTCTTGCCTATGGTACAGAAATGGAAGTTACACAGGTTGTAAAACGTTATCCTTCTGGAGCTGCAGATATTATCTGTAAGGGCTTGAGGGTTTTTAAACTGATCAACTTTTATAATACGCTAGGAGAACGATTATATGCTGGAGGGGAGGTTACATTTATTGAGGAACGTCAAGAGCCATCTTCTTCTCGTAAAATAAGACTTATTACATTGCTATCTGATTTTTATGATGAGCTTGATATGAAAACTCCTGAAATTAATGTGAACACCATACGAAGTTTTACGCTTGCTCATAAAATGGGATTGACCTTGGAGCAAGAATATGAGTTATTGCAAATATCTTCTGAGGATAAGAGGTTACAATATCTTATAGAACATCTAGAGATAGCATTACCTACACTAAAGTCTGTAAATAGGACTAAAAGACTTATAGCTCTTAATGGACATTTTAAAAACTTTGATCCTTTAGATTTTAAGGATTACAACATACAGTAA
- a CDS encoding zinc-dependent metalloprotease, with protein sequence MKNQFKFSAMAIAMMAITFTSCEKETEEAIENDLVTEELVAETREAVTDTGVLGKIREDLKLDAGAVTKGDFHLPDGTVQERIYIGEDIVVTAKELKEMTANQDTRQFRTNNLVTGANRTIDIIGYTGNDNFGLSTKGRTALEWAVNNYNRISGSALRFRLTFGTNFNNSDMVVYDNTANNPGKSGGVAGFPSAQGLPNKFVQIYGLEGSSTNVNEHVITHEIGHSIGFRHSDYYDRASCGSGGGESAGSTGAIQLSGTPTRDFDSIMQACFSNNEDGEFSSNDVTALRAMY encoded by the coding sequence ATGAAAAATCAATTCAAATTTAGTGCTATGGCTATCGCGATGATGGCTATTACATTCACATCATGTGAAAAAGAAACAGAAGAAGCTATCGAGAATGATCTTGTAACTGAGGAACTTGTAGCAGAAACTAGAGAAGCCGTAACAGATACAGGTGTTCTAGGCAAAATTAGAGAAGATCTTAAGCTTGATGCAGGTGCAGTAACAAAAGGAGATTTCCACCTTCCTGATGGAACAGTGCAAGAACGTATCTATATAGGCGAGGATATTGTGGTAACAGCAAAGGAGCTTAAAGAAATGACAGCAAACCAAGACACAAGGCAGTTTAGAACAAACAACCTTGTGACTGGAGCAAACAGAACCATAGATATCATAGGATATACTGGTAATGACAACTTCGGACTTTCAACAAAAGGACGTACTGCATTAGAGTGGGCTGTAAATAACTATAACCGTATCTCAGGATCTGCATTACGTTTCCGTCTTACTTTTGGGACTAACTTCAATAACAGTGATATGGTAGTGTATGATAACACTGCAAATAATCCTGGAAAAAGTGGAGGTGTAGCTGGTTTTCCAAGTGCACAAGGGCTTCCTAATAAGTTTGTACAGATTTATGGTCTTGAGGGATCATCTACAAACGTAAATGAGCATGTAATTACACACGAGATAGGTCACTCTATAGGTTTCCGTCACTCAGATTACTATGATCGCGCGAGCTGTGGAAGCGGCGGAGGTGAGTCTGCTGGATCTACAGGAGCAATACAATTATCTGGAACTCCAACAAGAGATTTTGATTCTATCATGCAAGCTTGTTTCTCAAACAATGAGGATGGTGAGTTTAGCTCAAATGATGTAACAGCTTTAAGAGCTATGTACTAA
- a CDS encoding pirin family protein, protein MTAIKKIKQLGFQWETQDPFLFCAYHLDNYPKGNEQLGPAASLQGRNLGMDFEPNAEGWNMYHGTTVPGFPAHPHRGFETVTIVERGLADHSDSLGAAGRFGNGDVQWMTAGKGVQHSEMFPLLHDDKENPLLLFQLWLNLPKKNKLVDPHFKMLWNEDIPIHNLQDDHGKSTSIKLISGDYNDVKAPDAAPDSWAMDASNHVAIWLITMEPNAVWKLPEAAAQLNRSLYFYNGKEVTIEGNQIPVNHSIDILSDQELEIKNGNTTASFLLLQGKPINEPVAQQGPFVMNSPQEIHEAISEFRKTAFGGWPWSSYDHTHPKERGRFALHADGREEVK, encoded by the coding sequence ATGACAGCAATTAAAAAAATCAAACAACTCGGTTTTCAGTGGGAAACCCAAGATCCTTTTCTTTTTTGTGCGTATCATCTAGATAATTACCCGAAAGGTAATGAGCAGCTAGGTCCGGCTGCATCACTACAAGGACGTAATCTAGGAATGGATTTTGAACCCAACGCAGAGGGATGGAATATGTATCACGGCACTACAGTACCAGGATTTCCTGCGCATCCTCATCGCGGTTTTGAGACTGTTACTATTGTAGAGAGAGGTCTTGCAGACCATAGTGACTCTCTAGGAGCTGCTGGGCGTTTTGGGAATGGAGATGTACAGTGGATGACTGCTGGTAAGGGCGTACAGCATAGCGAGATGTTTCCGCTACTGCATGACGATAAAGAAAATCCGCTGTTATTATTTCAGCTTTGGCTCAACCTTCCTAAAAAGAATAAACTGGTTGACCCGCATTTCAAAATGCTATGGAATGAAGACATACCTATTCATAACTTACAAGATGATCATGGAAAAAGTACAAGCATAAAACTCATATCTGGAGATTACAATGATGTAAAGGCTCCAGATGCTGCTCCAGATTCTTGGGCAATGGATGCTAGTAATCACGTAGCCATCTGGCTCATTACTATGGAACCAAATGCCGTATGGAAGTTACCCGAAGCTGCTGCTCAACTAAATAGATCTCTATATTTTTATAATGGAAAAGAAGTAACCATAGAAGGTAATCAGATACCCGTTAATCACAGTATTGATATTTTAAGTGATCAAGAGCTTGAGATAAAAAACGGCAATACCACTGCAAGTTTCTTACTCTTACAAGGAAAACCTATCAATGAGCCAGTAGCGCAGCAAGGACCTTTTGTAATGAATAGCCCTCAAGAAATTCATGAAGCCATTTCCGAATTTAGAAAGACGGCTTTTGGTGGCTGGCCTTGGAGTTCTTATGATCACACACATCCTAAAGAGCGTGGACGTTTTGCACTACATGCAGATGGTCGGGAAGAAGTAAAATAA
- a CDS encoding tetratricopeptide repeat protein: MHKIKYVLVALFLYSTIAVAQQSAIYTNDLVQFNKALSLYNSKQYLAAQTLFEEVKGDTDDTTVKGDCAYYIANAAVRLNQQGADDLMTTFVTEYPTSTKRNSAFLDVAQYYFDNGKFAYARKWYDRVDESTLTAGEKETFYFNNGYAYFKSNRFDEAKKYLNRVRDSKKYGAQAKYYIGFMAYEGDDYEEAKELFEEVEAETGGAYNEDLAYFKADLNFKLGKFDEAISEGKSQLAKANPTEKSELNKIIGESYFNQKKYAEALPYLQAYKGKRGKWNNTDYYQLGYTYYKQGDYANAINEFNKIIDGDNSVAQNGYYHLAESYLKLDKKQEALNAFKNASEMDFNAQIKEDSGLNYAKLSYEIGNAYKSTPAVITDYIDAYPKSPAKTELEALLIDSYITSKNYKEAMRLLESNSNFDNKVAYQKVAFLYGLDLYNEGNYPEAAAAFKKSLKEPRDPLYVTRATYWKAESDYVANDFKEAIIGYKQFLNNSNAASTPEYQDINYNLAYAYFSDKQYEQAATVFESYAASNVQDQTKLNDAYLRLGDSRFISSKYWPALEAYNKSIALNKTDQDYATFQKSMSYGFIKKDEDKISGLQTFSTKFPNSTYRDDALYELGNIYVSQNKNDQAITAYDKLVRDLPGSSYVSKAMLKKALILDNKNKSDEALALLRKVAGDYPGTPEALQAVTTAKLIYIDLGRVDEYGQWVSTLDFIDVEDAELDDAAYASAEKQYVENNVGQAERLFESYLNDYPNGQHALQAHFYLGQLAFAKAEYKKTIPHYQFVITKERSEFTEQALARLGQVYLTDKNYTAAIPVLKRLETEADFPQNIVFAQSNLMKSFYEGEDLTKAVSYAEKVLGNAKIDNAVKSDAQIIIARSSIKTGDKARAKTAYAEVQKIATGALAAEALYYDAYFKNEAQNFEASNVAVQKLAKDYSGFKEYGAKGLVLMAKNFYALGDAYQATYILESVITNFADYPETVEKARGELAIIKQAEGKTNASVEKG, translated from the coding sequence ATGCATAAAATCAAGTACGTACTTGTTGCATTATTTTTATATTCAACTATTGCTGTAGCGCAACAATCGGCAATATATACGAATGATCTTGTACAATTCAATAAGGCACTTTCCTTATATAATAGCAAGCAATACCTAGCAGCGCAAACTCTTTTTGAAGAAGTAAAAGGAGATACAGATGATACAACTGTAAAAGGTGATTGTGCGTATTACATTGCAAACGCGGCAGTGCGACTCAATCAGCAAGGGGCAGATGACCTCATGACTACTTTTGTAACAGAGTATCCTACGAGTACAAAACGCAACAGTGCTTTTCTTGATGTGGCACAATATTATTTTGATAATGGCAAGTTTGCTTATGCTCGTAAATGGTATGATCGCGTAGATGAAAGCACCCTTACAGCAGGAGAAAAGGAGACTTTTTACTTTAATAATGGCTATGCTTACTTTAAAAGTAATCGTTTTGACGAGGCGAAGAAATATTTAAACCGCGTACGTGATTCAAAAAAATATGGAGCGCAGGCTAAATATTACATTGGCTTCATGGCTTATGAGGGTGATGATTATGAGGAAGCAAAAGAGCTTTTTGAAGAAGTAGAAGCAGAGACAGGAGGAGCATATAATGAGGATCTTGCATACTTTAAAGCAGACCTTAATTTTAAGTTAGGGAAATTTGACGAAGCAATTTCAGAAGGGAAGTCTCAGCTAGCAAAAGCAAACCCAACAGAAAAGTCTGAGCTTAATAAAATTATAGGAGAAAGCTATTTTAACCAAAAGAAGTATGCAGAGGCATTACCATATTTACAAGCCTACAAAGGAAAGCGTGGTAAGTGGAATAACACAGATTATTATCAGCTAGGATATACTTATTATAAGCAAGGAGATTATGCAAATGCTATCAATGAATTTAATAAAATTATTGATGGAGATAATAGTGTAGCACAAAATGGATATTACCACCTAGCAGAATCTTACCTAAAATTAGATAAAAAGCAAGAAGCGCTCAATGCATTTAAAAATGCAAGTGAAATGGACTTTAATGCACAAATCAAAGAAGATAGTGGTCTTAATTATGCAAAGCTGAGCTATGAAATAGGTAATGCTTACAAGTCTACACCTGCTGTAATTACAGATTATATAGATGCCTATCCAAAATCTCCAGCTAAGACAGAACTAGAAGCATTACTTATAGATTCTTACATCACCTCAAAAAATTACAAAGAGGCAATGCGCTTGCTAGAAAGCAACAGCAATTTTGATAATAAGGTAGCTTATCAAAAAGTAGCATTTCTTTATGGGCTTGATCTTTATAATGAAGGTAATTATCCAGAGGCTGCTGCAGCATTTAAAAAATCTCTTAAAGAACCACGCGATCCTTTATATGTGACACGTGCGACCTACTGGAAAGCAGAGAGTGATTATGTTGCAAATGATTTTAAAGAAGCAATTATAGGGTACAAGCAGTTTTTAAATAACAGTAATGCTGCAAGTACTCCAGAATATCAAGACATCAATTATAACCTTGCATATGCATATTTTTCTGATAAGCAGTATGAACAAGCAGCGACCGTTTTTGAGTCGTATGCTGCAAGTAATGTGCAAGATCAAACTAAACTTAATGATGCGTATTTACGTCTAGGTGATAGCCGTTTTATAAGCAGTAAATACTGGCCTGCGCTTGAAGCGTATAATAAGTCTATAGCGCTTAACAAGACAGATCAAGACTATGCAACTTTTCAAAAATCGATGAGTTATGGTTTTATAAAAAAGGATGAAGACAAAATAAGCGGACTTCAAACTTTTTCGACTAAGTTTCCAAACTCTACCTATCGCGATGATGCGCTTTATGAATTAGGTAACATTTATGTATCTCAAAATAAAAATGATCAAGCAATTACTGCTTATGACAAATTAGTAAGAGATTTACCTGGTAGCTCTTATGTGTCAAAAGCAATGCTTAAAAAAGCGTTGATACTTGATAATAAAAACAAGTCTGACGAGGCACTCGCACTTTTGCGCAAGGTAGCTGGTGATTATCCAGGGACTCCAGAGGCATTGCAAGCAGTGACTACGGCAAAGCTTATTTATATAGATCTAGGTCGTGTAGATGAGTATGGACAATGGGTGAGTACATTAGATTTTATCGATGTGGAGGATGCAGAGCTTGATGATGCTGCATATGCATCGGCAGAGAAGCAGTATGTGGAGAATAATGTAGGTCAAGCAGAACGACTTTTTGAGTCATACTTGAATGACTATCCTAATGGACAGCATGCATTACAGGCTCATTTTTATTTAGGGCAGCTCGCTTTCGCGAAAGCGGAATACAAAAAAACAATTCCGCATTACCAATTTGTTATAACAAAGGAGCGTAGCGAATTTACAGAGCAAGCTCTTGCACGTTTAGGGCAAGTATATCTTACAGATAAAAACTACACGGCTGCAATTCCGGTGTTAAAACGACTAGAAACAGAAGCAGACTTCCCACAGAATATTGTTTTTGCTCAGTCTAACCTGATGAAATCTTTTTATGAAGGTGAAGACTTGACAAAAGCAGTGAGCTATGCCGAAAAAGTGCTTGGAAATGCAAAAATTGACAATGCAGTAAAAAGTGATGCGCAAATAATAATTGCTCGCTCTTCTATAAAAACAGGTGATAAAGCAAGAGCTAAAACGGCGTATGCTGAGGTTCAGAAAATTGCTACAGGAGCACTAGCAGCAGAGGCTTTATATTATGATGCTTATTTTAAAAATGAGGCTCAAAACTTTGAAGCATCTAATGTCGCAGTGCAAAAACTAGCTAAAGACTACAGCGGTTTTAAAGAGTATGGAGCCAAAGGACTTGTGCTTATGGCAAAGAATTTTTATGCACTAGGAGATGCATATCAAGCAACATACATTTTAGAAAGTGTGATTACAAACTTTGCAGATTATCCAGAAACTGTAGAAAAAGCACGTGGCGAACTAGCAATTATTAAACAAGCAGAAGGAAAAACAAATGCCTCTGTAGAAAAAGGGTAA